Proteins from one Telopea speciosissima isolate NSW1024214 ecotype Mountain lineage chromosome 1, Tspe_v1, whole genome shotgun sequence genomic window:
- the LOC122652512 gene encoding uncharacterized protein LOC122652512: protein MEKFKKLHPPSFSKVESDSLQPKRWISALEKAFEVLESAAWWKSARPNLEATHPDPTWDQFKEVFFKNYFPESLKDRKEAEFSVLTQGSKTVLEYQQRFEDLLHFAPDHLRNEVSKTKKFEKGLKPEIGAMLSIMEIETYARMVDKAKTVEDRLKEKATAS, encoded by the exons atggagaagttcaagaaACTCCACCCTCCGTCTTTCTCTAAAGTGGAATCAGATTCACTACAGCCTAAgaggtggattagtgccctggagAAGGCTTTTGAAGTGCTAGAAT CCGCGGCATGGTGGAAATCAGCTCGGCCAAATCTCGAGGCAACTCATCCTGACCCAACATGGGACCAGTTCAAAGAAgtgttcttcaagaattactTCCCTGAGAGCCTCaaagatagaaaggaagcagagtTCTCTGTTCTTACACAAGGATCAAAGACAGTACTGGAATACCAGcaacggtttgaagacctgCTCCATTTTGCACCAGATCACCTGAGGAATGAGGTAAGCAAGaccaagaagtttgagaaaggactcaaacctgAAATTGGTGCtatgttgtcaatcatggagaTTGAAACCTATGCTCGGATGGTTGATAAGGCTAAGACCGTTGAAGACAGACTGAAGGAAAAGGCGACTGCATCGTAA